A window of the Cystobacter fuscus genome harbors these coding sequences:
- a CDS encoding IS630 family transposase yields MLLLDPRRFVFLDETGCHTSMTRTRGRAPRGERVVGYVPRNRGVVTTVLGALALDGIRALMTIEGATTAGVFEAFVEHMLVPKLNPGDIVVMGNVGAHKPAHILECIRAAGAHVLFLPPYSPDLNPIELLWNKLKELLKSMGARTLQTLDDAIARAMDLITHDDIVGWFRYCGYNI; encoded by the coding sequence ATGCTCCTGCTCGACCCGCGACGGTTCGTCTTCCTCGACGAAACCGGCTGTCACACGAGCATGACGCGCACTCGCGGACGTGCTCCCCGAGGCGAGCGCGTGGTGGGGTATGTCCCCAGGAATCGCGGCGTCGTCACCACCGTACTGGGCGCGCTGGCTCTGGACGGCATTCGGGCGCTGATGACTATCGAAGGAGCCACGACGGCCGGTGTCTTCGAGGCCTTTGTCGAGCACATGCTCGTCCCCAAACTCAATCCGGGCGACATTGTGGTCATGGGCAATGTGGGGGCGCACAAGCCCGCGCACATCCTGGAGTGTATTCGCGCCGCCGGTGCCCATGTTCTTTTCCTTCCACCCTACTCGCCGGACCTCAATCCCATTGAACTGCTCTGGAACAAGCTCAAGGAGCTGCTCAAGAGCATGGGCGCGCGTACCCTACAGACTCTCGATGACGCCATTGCCAGGGCCATGGACCTCATCACTCATGACGACATCGTCGGCTGGTTTCGGTATTGCGGATATAATATATAG